A region from the Vicinamibacterales bacterium genome encodes:
- a CDS encoding galactokinase family protein produces the protein MTDFAAHFEGIGMTTTEAQSRAALFRELDERGSAVLNGPPEWYRFSPGRVEIFGKHTDYAGGQSLLAAVPRGIALVARPRSDGIVRVGDIRDGQVVEVDPSAEAPPEYRGLRRYVHVVARRFFLNFPGCELGAEIAIASDLPRASGLSSSSALVVGVASALITRAGLKHRDEWHRHLPTVQHLAWYLGCVENGLDYEGLPGAAGVGTHGGSEDHTAILACRLGHASLYRFVPVTALGEVPMPDDWTFVIASSGVQADKAGSVMARYNRASNAARALHAIWNQRAGAPAPSLSAAVTSAPDALARFDRWLDDGAAPFSPADLRRRLRHFVNEDARAPLAAQAFAAADRGALGDLSRASQLEAESLLGNQIPETVALANLAREVGAFASSSFGAGFGGSVWALTTARDAQAFAEEWTRAYERRMPGVGTVPWFIARPGPPATEITLP, from the coding sequence ATGACCGACTTCGCCGCGCACTTCGAAGGCATCGGCATGACCACTACCGAGGCCCAATCCCGCGCGGCGCTCTTTCGCGAACTCGACGAGCGCGGCTCCGCCGTCCTGAACGGCCCACCCGAGTGGTACCGGTTCTCCCCTGGCCGCGTCGAGATTTTCGGCAAGCACACCGACTACGCCGGCGGGCAGTCCCTGCTGGCGGCGGTGCCGCGCGGCATTGCGCTGGTGGCCCGGCCCCGTTCCGACGGCATCGTCCGGGTCGGCGACATCCGCGACGGCCAGGTCGTGGAAGTGGATCCGTCGGCCGAGGCGCCGCCCGAGTATCGCGGCCTGCGCCGCTACGTCCACGTGGTGGCGCGACGATTCTTCCTGAACTTTCCCGGCTGCGAGTTGGGCGCCGAGATCGCCATTGCCAGCGACCTCCCCCGCGCCTCGGGCCTGAGCAGCTCCAGCGCGCTGGTGGTCGGGGTCGCCTCCGCGCTGATCACGCGCGCCGGGCTCAAGCACCGCGACGAGTGGCATCGCCACCTGCCCACCGTGCAACACCTGGCGTGGTACCTCGGCTGCGTCGAGAACGGCCTGGACTACGAGGGCCTGCCGGGCGCCGCGGGTGTCGGCACCCACGGCGGCAGCGAAGACCACACCGCGATTCTCGCCTGCCGGCTGGGACACGCCAGCCTCTACCGGTTCGTGCCGGTCACCGCGCTCGGCGAGGTGCCGATGCCCGATGACTGGACCTTCGTGATCGCGTCGAGCGGCGTGCAGGCCGACAAGGCCGGCTCGGTGATGGCGCGCTACAACCGCGCCTCGAACGCGGCGCGCGCGCTGCACGCGATCTGGAACCAGCGCGCCGGGGCGCCGGCCCCTTCGCTGTCGGCGGCGGTGACCAGCGCCCCGGATGCCCTCGCCCGCTTCGACCGCTGGCTCGACGACGGCGCGGCGCCGTTCTCGCCCGCGGACCTGCGCCGGCGCCTGCGCCATTTCGTCAACGAAGACGCGCGCGCGCCGCTCGCCGCCCAGGCGTTCGCGGCGGCCGACCGCGGCGCTCTCGGCGACTTGTCCCGCGCCTCGCAACTCGAGGCCGAGTCCCTGCTGGGCAACCAGATTCCCGAGACCGTGGCGCTCGCGAACCTCGCCCGCGAGGTGGGCGCGTTTGCGTCGAGCAGCTTCGGCGCCGGCTTCGGCGGCAGCGTGTGGGCCCTGACGACGGCGCGCGACGCCCAGGCGTTTGCCGAGGAATGGACCCGCGCCTACGAGCGGCGCATGCCGGGCGTCGGCACCGTGCCGTGGTTCATCGCCAGGCCGGGACCGCCGGCCACCGAAATCACGCTCCCATAA
- a CDS encoding DUF6644 family protein, producing the protein MSLLAFSEWLAATEGSIALHESMYMYPIVESTHVLALCLFVGFAVFLDLRLLGLGLTRVPVRDVAERLLPWTIGGFVVMVITGVLLFYAIPVRSYQSVFFRAKVIMLILAGINVWYFHTRVYPRVAEWGHDVITPKAARRAGLLSLILWAGIIVTGRLIAYNWFDCDIQPQPAIINWAAGCVVLPPTP; encoded by the coding sequence ATGTCACTGCTGGCGTTCAGTGAGTGGCTGGCGGCCACCGAGGGCAGCATCGCGCTCCACGAGTCGATGTACATGTACCCGATCGTGGAATCCACCCACGTGCTCGCGCTGTGCCTGTTCGTGGGGTTTGCCGTCTTCCTCGACTTGCGGCTCCTCGGTCTCGGGCTCACGCGTGTGCCGGTGCGGGACGTCGCCGAACGGCTGCTGCCATGGACCATTGGCGGTTTCGTCGTGATGGTGATCACCGGCGTGCTGCTCTTCTACGCCATCCCGGTGCGCAGCTACCAGAGCGTCTTCTTCCGCGCCAAGGTGATCATGCTGATCCTGGCCGGGATCAACGTCTGGTACTTCCACACCCGCGTCTATCCCCGTGTGGCGGAGTGGGGCCATGACGTGATCACGCCGAAGGCGGCACGACGCGCCGGCCTGCTGTCGCTGATCCTGTGGGCCGGCATCATCGTGACCGGCCGCTTGATTGCTTACAACTGGTTCGACTGCGACATCCAGCCGCAGCCGGCGATTATCAACTGGGCGGCGGGCTGCGTGGTGCTGCCGCCGACGCCCTGA
- a CDS encoding DUF6644 family protein: MLLPFFQWCESLWLGQFVVGSLWLFPVIESAHLLALALLGGSILLVDFRLLGLGLKDREVSELARDARPWMIAAIVVLIATGIPLFLSEPIKCYYSTAFWVKITTLPVAVAFAFTVRSRVTQSESVRNTARRQKLVGALSIALWFTVAAAGRWIGFS; encoded by the coding sequence ATGTTGCTGCCGTTCTTCCAGTGGTGTGAATCGCTGTGGCTGGGTCAGTTCGTGGTCGGCTCGCTCTGGCTGTTCCCGGTGATCGAGTCGGCGCACCTGCTGGCGCTGGCGCTGCTGGGCGGCTCCATCCTGCTGGTGGACTTCCGGCTGCTCGGCCTGGGCCTGAAGGACCGCGAGGTGTCGGAGCTGGCGCGCGACGCGCGGCCCTGGATGATCGCCGCCATCGTCGTCCTGATCGCGACCGGCATCCCGCTGTTCCTGTCGGAGCCCATCAAGTGCTATTACAGCACCGCGTTCTGGGTGAAGATCACGACCCTCCCGGTTGCGGTGGCGTTCGCGTTCACGGTGCGGTCCCGCGTCACGCAGAGTGAGTCCGTACGTAACACAGCGCGCCGCCAGAAGCTGGTCGGCGCGCTGTCGATTGCGCTGTGGTTCACCGTGGCCGCGGCCGGACGGTGGATCGGGTTCTCGTAA
- a CDS encoding DUF6152 family protein, translated as MKTRTTVSVLLLGAGLLLAGRSVIAHHAFGAEFDPNAPIRLQGKVVRLEWVNPHTWIHIEVTNKDGQPEVWMIEGGTPNTLLRRGVTRETVKVGTEVIVDGYQTKDHSLKRANGRDVTFADGRKLFMGSSGTGAPKDGKDPTEAPKKPGGR; from the coding sequence ATGAAGACGCGAACAACCGTTAGCGTGCTGTTACTCGGTGCAGGCCTCTTGCTGGCGGGCCGATCGGTCATCGCCCATCATGCGTTCGGCGCCGAGTTCGACCCGAACGCGCCGATCCGCCTGCAGGGCAAAGTCGTGCGGCTCGAGTGGGTGAACCCGCATACCTGGATCCACATCGAGGTCACCAACAAGGACGGCCAACCCGAGGTCTGGATGATCGAAGGCGGCACGCCGAACACCCTGCTGCGCCGCGGCGTGACCCGGGAGACCGTCAAGGTTGGCACCGAGGTCATCGTCGATGGCTACCAGACCAAAGACCACTCGCTGAAGCGCGCCAACGGCCGCGACGTGACCTTCGCCGACGGCCGCAAGCTGTTCATGGGATCGTCGGGCACCGGCGCGCCGAAGGACGGCAAAGACCCGACGGAGGCGCCGAAAAAGCCCGGCGGCAGATAG
- a CDS encoding amidase family protein — translation MHSPHPFSRPRTVAVAITLTVLLCQGSLGAGPFAGDQRGRGRKPAVRPQPAPVLTFFEVHEQSILDLQTAMAAGRVTSRGLVDSYLARVQAYDQAGPRLNTVVTINPRAREEADALDRERAEKGVRGPLHGIPVLIKDNYDTADMPTSGGNLGLATMQPAADAFQVRKLRQAGAVILGKTTMHELAAGITTISSLTNQTRNPYDLLRVPGGSSGGTGAAIGASFAAAGMGSDTCGSIRIPAANQNLVGLRGTHGLSSRTGVMPLSSTQDIAGPLARTVTDLAIMLDATVGPDQTDAITAEGASRIPKSYRDALTADGLKGARIGVLRGLFGNAPEDDEVGNLVRKALDAMKAQGAEVVDVTVPGLDDLLRDSSVIADEFKFDLAAYLAKQPNAPVKSLGEIIERGLHHDQLDATFRLRNAPEKKESEHYRQALVKRRALRAAVLASLEEQRIDALAYPTLRRKPTLIGEAQGGTNCQLSATTGLPAISMPAGFTTDGLPVGVELLGGAFTEATLLKFAYGWEQSTKPRRAPFSTPPLVNGLAPQPTSVDILAGASAVKFTYDRTTGALRYDATTSPLGTDRVLALTLQRSDGGKPGPIIAHLLGPNQIAGAGTLTLRGRDREDLVAGTLYAHFYTRQSPLGAGRTRIVLP, via the coding sequence ATGCATTCGCCTCATCCCTTTTCCCGGCCGCGCACCGTGGCGGTCGCGATCACGCTGACCGTGCTCCTCTGCCAGGGTTCGCTCGGCGCCGGCCCCTTCGCCGGTGACCAGCGCGGGCGCGGGCGCAAGCCGGCCGTGCGGCCGCAACCAGCGCCGGTGCTGACGTTCTTCGAGGTCCACGAACAATCCATCCTCGATCTGCAGACCGCGATGGCCGCGGGGCGGGTCACCTCCCGCGGGCTGGTGGACTCGTACCTGGCGCGCGTCCAGGCCTACGACCAGGCGGGACCGCGACTGAACACCGTCGTGACGATCAACCCCCGCGCGCGCGAAGAGGCCGACGCGCTCGATCGCGAACGCGCCGAGAAGGGCGTCCGCGGTCCGCTCCACGGCATCCCGGTTCTGATCAAGGACAACTACGACACCGCCGACATGCCCACCTCGGGCGGCAACCTGGGCCTCGCGACCATGCAACCGGCGGCCGACGCATTCCAGGTCCGCAAGCTGCGCCAGGCCGGCGCGGTGATCCTCGGCAAGACGACGATGCACGAACTGGCGGCGGGGATCACGACGATCTCGTCGCTGACCAACCAGACGCGCAACCCGTACGACCTGCTGCGCGTGCCGGGCGGCTCGAGTGGCGGCACCGGCGCGGCCATCGGCGCCAGCTTCGCGGCCGCCGGCATGGGCAGCGACACCTGCGGCTCCATCCGCATTCCCGCCGCCAACCAGAACCTGGTGGGCCTGCGCGGCACGCACGGCCTGTCGAGCCGCACCGGCGTGATGCCGCTGTCGTCCACGCAAGACATTGCCGGACCGCTCGCGCGCACGGTGACCGACCTGGCGATCATGCTCGACGCGACGGTCGGCCCCGACCAGACCGATGCGATCACCGCTGAGGGCGCGTCGCGCATCCCCAAGTCGTATCGCGACGCGCTGACGGCGGACGGCCTCAAGGGCGCGCGCATCGGCGTGCTGCGAGGGCTCTTCGGCAACGCGCCTGAAGACGACGAGGTCGGCAACCTGGTGCGCAAGGCGCTGGACGCGATGAAGGCGCAAGGGGCGGAGGTCGTGGACGTCACGGTGCCCGGCCTGGACGACTTGCTGCGCGACAGCAGCGTGATTGCGGATGAGTTCAAGTTCGATCTCGCGGCCTATCTGGCAAAACAGCCCAACGCCCCGGTGAAGTCGCTGGGCGAGATCATCGAACGCGGCCTGCACCACGATCAGCTCGACGCGACGTTCCGGCTCCGCAACGCGCCGGAGAAGAAGGAGAGCGAGCACTACCGCCAGGCGTTGGTGAAGCGCCGCGCCCTGCGCGCCGCGGTGCTGGCCTCGCTCGAGGAACAGCGCATCGACGCGCTCGCCTATCCGACGCTGCGGCGCAAGCCGACGCTGATCGGCGAGGCGCAGGGCGGCACCAACTGCCAGTTGAGCGCCACCACCGGACTGCCGGCCATCTCGATGCCGGCGGGCTTCACCACCGACGGCCTGCCGGTGGGCGTGGAATTGCTGGGCGGCGCGTTCACCGAGGCGACGCTGCTGAAGTTCGCGTACGGATGGGAGCAGTCCACCAAGCCGCGCCGGGCGCCGTTCAGCACGCCTCCGCTCGTCAACGGCCTGGCGCCGCAGCCCACGAGCGTCGACATTTTGGCCGGCGCCAGCGCCGTGAAGTTCACCTACGACCGGACCACCGGCGCGTTGCGCTACGACGCGACGACGTCACCGCTGGGAACCGACCGAGTGCTGGCCTTGACGCTGCAGCGCAGCGACGGCGGCAAGCCGGGCCCGATCATCGCGCACCTCCTGGGGCCGAACCAGATCGCGGGCGCGGGCACGCTCACCTTGCGCGGACGGGATCGGGAAGATCTCGTGGCGGGGACACTCTACGCCCACTTCTACACGAGGCAGTCGCCCCTCGGAGCGGGCCGAACACGGATTGTGCTGCCGTAA
- a CDS encoding M23 family metallopeptidase codes for MLSRFVLLLCAATTVAACNIDQSPTAPTTTVVPPLAPIVVALPTTVPGVLTLAMPVDLADLATTAFGLTPYGYHGADHADDGHPGWDVEYRVGGVVRAAAAGTVQSVFPDPSVAGRSTVQIEHVVGTHFYRTVYTNIATVNSEVIPGATVRAGQSLGVAGTVSQTVDTTPITYAMTHFQLDDFEYYREIPNPNAVSPEPFLGADARLFFDRIWTSAVFSHELVEPFASNPRDLRFPASRTWTRVAGDGPAGIRFTRRIARNPDYEYAILTESGTAIETGTVTLRLTSRPFPAIDLVSPTGQRLGVYDIVSGQMRLALANAGASRPTDLGAASTYRTSRQ; via the coding sequence ATGCTCAGCCGATTCGTGCTCCTGCTTTGCGCCGCCACCACGGTAGCCGCCTGCAACATCGACCAGTCGCCGACCGCGCCGACCACGACGGTCGTGCCGCCGTTGGCGCCGATTGTCGTGGCGCTGCCCACCACCGTGCCGGGCGTGCTGACCCTCGCGATGCCGGTGGATCTGGCGGACCTGGCGACGACCGCCTTCGGCCTGACGCCGTATGGCTACCACGGCGCCGATCACGCGGATGACGGGCATCCCGGTTGGGATGTTGAGTATCGCGTCGGCGGCGTCGTGCGCGCCGCCGCGGCCGGCACCGTGCAGAGCGTCTTTCCCGATCCATCGGTGGCGGGGCGGAGCACCGTTCAAATCGAGCACGTGGTTGGCACGCACTTCTATCGCACCGTCTATACGAACATCGCGACCGTGAACAGCGAGGTCATCCCGGGCGCGACGGTTCGCGCCGGCCAGTCGCTGGGCGTCGCCGGCACGGTGTCGCAGACCGTGGACACCACGCCCATCACGTATGCGATGACGCATTTCCAGTTGGACGACTTCGAGTACTACCGCGAGATCCCGAATCCCAACGCCGTCAGTCCGGAGCCGTTCCTGGGGGCCGACGCCAGGTTGTTCTTCGACCGCATCTGGACCAGCGCGGTGTTCAGCCACGAACTGGTGGAACCGTTCGCCAGCAATCCGCGCGACCTGCGCTTTCCGGCGTCGCGGACCTGGACGCGCGTGGCCGGAGACGGCCCGGCCGGCATCCGGTTCACTCGCCGGATCGCGCGTAATCCCGACTACGAGTACGCCATCCTGACCGAGTCCGGCACGGCGATCGAGACGGGCACCGTCACGCTGCGCCTGACGTCGAGGCCCTTTCCGGCGATCGACCTGGTCTCGCCGACCGGCCAGCGGCTCGGCGTCTACGACATCGTCTCGGGTCAGATGAGGCTTGCGCTGGCCAACGCCGGCGCCAGCCGGCCAACCGACCTCGGCGCCGCCAGCACGTATCGCACCTCACGTCAGTAG
- a CDS encoding TonB-dependent receptor yields MRLSVALGCVLALTSPVTAQQTVDVASVGGRVVDASGATVPGAQVTAAQLDTNVVASGTTDQDGRFRFPYLRIGPYEITVSLSGFQDARRRLTLTAGGAYELPFSLALSGVESNVTVMAEAPVLEAARSQIAATVSEAEVKALPMNGRNFLELALLVPGVSPTNIASTQLFPETSAVPGISISVGSQRNLSNNFVVDGLSANDDAAGLSGMTYGVDAIEQFQVITSGAQAELGRALGGYINVVTKSGTNALHGTAYDFVRDDRFNASNALSGTKLPMSQSQFGGSAGGPIAANRTFYFANLEHRALSPTGPATIAGANVGAVNARLDAAGYPGPRIATGIYRNPVDSTNVLAKLDHQVNGRDQLSIRYSRYDVAADNARGAGGLSATSASSGLDNTDQAFAVANTLILSSRTVLETRAQFARGRLDALPSDPIGPAVSIAGVASFGTSSSSPTGRLNSMFQIVNNLSHQAGAHAFRAGVDILYNDDLITFPRSRRGSYTFSSFANFQAGAYNNAGFSQTFGITELAQTNPNVGAYLQDEWKVTPALTLNAGVRYDLQYLETIRTDTNNVSPRVGLAWSPFESRRTIVRGSAGVFYDRVPLRALANALMSAGNTTDVTALRQFVVSLSPTQAGAPVFPNILQAAVPAVTLPNLTTMDRNLQSGSSRQLSAEVEQQLGARTTLGVGYQFLDGRDLLMSVNRNVPACVAAGTNNGCRPNATYANNSQYSSAGESTHHGLHVSLSQHTVRWGQYRVSYTLSKAMNNLGEFFFSSPIDPTDLSKDWGRSDNDQRHRLAVNGSIHTSMEPADTAWEHLTHGFQIGGMLQAYSAPPFNISSGVTTIQGTAGRPLVDGAFIARNAGEGTAFFTVSARISRSFRLTQRLQLEVLVEGFNLTDRANVVTRNTNFGAGAYPASPSATFGQITAVGEPRSMQLGARVRF; encoded by the coding sequence GTGCGATTGTCGGTCGCGCTCGGCTGTGTCCTGGCGCTTACTTCTCCTGTTACCGCTCAGCAAACCGTTGACGTGGCCAGCGTCGGCGGCCGCGTGGTGGATGCCAGTGGCGCCACCGTGCCCGGCGCCCAGGTCACGGCGGCGCAGCTCGACACCAACGTGGTCGCCAGCGGCACCACGGACCAGGACGGCCGATTCCGGTTCCCGTACCTGCGCATCGGTCCCTATGAGATCACCGTCAGCCTGTCGGGGTTCCAGGACGCCAGACGCCGCCTGACGCTCACCGCCGGCGGCGCCTACGAACTGCCATTCAGCCTGGCGCTCAGCGGCGTCGAGTCGAACGTGACGGTCATGGCGGAAGCGCCCGTCCTCGAGGCCGCGCGCAGTCAGATCGCGGCCACCGTGTCGGAAGCCGAGGTCAAGGCGCTGCCCATGAACGGCCGCAACTTCCTCGAGCTGGCCTTGCTGGTGCCGGGCGTCTCGCCGACGAACATTGCCAGCACGCAACTGTTCCCGGAGACGTCCGCCGTTCCGGGCATCAGCATTTCCGTGGGCAGCCAGCGCAACCTCTCGAACAACTTCGTGGTCGATGGCTTGTCGGCGAATGACGATGCGGCCGGGCTGAGCGGGATGACTTATGGAGTGGATGCGATTGAGCAGTTCCAGGTCATCACCTCGGGCGCGCAAGCGGAACTCGGACGCGCGCTGGGCGGCTACATCAACGTGGTGACCAAGAGCGGGACCAACGCCCTTCACGGCACCGCCTACGACTTCGTTCGCGACGATCGCTTCAACGCGAGCAACGCCCTCTCCGGCACGAAGCTGCCGATGAGCCAATCGCAGTTCGGCGGCAGCGCCGGCGGGCCGATCGCGGCCAACCGGACCTTCTACTTCGCCAACCTCGAGCACCGCGCGCTCAGCCCGACCGGCCCGGCCACCATTGCCGGCGCCAACGTCGGCGCGGTCAACGCGCGGCTGGATGCCGCCGGCTACCCGGGACCGCGGATCGCGACCGGCATCTATCGCAACCCCGTGGACTCCACCAACGTCCTGGCCAAGCTCGATCACCAGGTCAACGGCCGCGATCAGCTGAGCATCCGTTACAGCCGTTACGACGTTGCCGCCGACAACGCGCGCGGCGCCGGCGGCCTGAGCGCCACGTCGGCCTCGTCCGGGCTGGACAATACCGACCAGGCATTCGCGGTCGCCAACACGCTCATTCTTTCATCGCGCACGGTCCTCGAAACCCGCGCGCAGTTCGCGCGCGGACGTCTCGACGCGCTGCCCTCCGACCCGATTGGCCCGGCGGTCAGCATTGCCGGCGTGGCCTCGTTCGGCACCAGTTCGAGCAGTCCGACCGGCCGCCTGAACTCGATGTTCCAGATCGTCAACAACCTGTCGCACCAGGCCGGCGCCCATGCCTTCCGGGCCGGCGTCGACATTCTCTACAACGACGACCTGATCACCTTCCCCCGATCGCGGCGCGGGAGCTACACCTTCTCGTCCTTCGCCAACTTCCAGGCCGGCGCCTACAACAACGCGGGCTTCTCGCAGACCTTCGGCATCACCGAGCTGGCACAGACCAATCCCAATGTCGGCGCTTACCTGCAGGACGAATGGAAGGTCACCCCTGCCCTCACCCTGAACGCCGGCGTGCGGTACGACCTGCAGTACCTCGAGACCATCCGGACCGACACCAACAACGTCTCACCGCGGGTCGGGCTGGCGTGGTCGCCGTTCGAGTCGCGCCGTACCATCGTCCGCGGCAGCGCCGGGGTCTTCTACGACCGCGTGCCGCTGCGCGCCCTCGCCAACGCGCTGATGTCGGCCGGCAACACCACCGACGTGACCGCGCTCCGCCAGTTCGTGGTGAGCCTCTCGCCCACCCAGGCCGGCGCCCCCGTGTTCCCGAACATCCTCCAGGCCGCGGTGCCGGCCGTGACCCTGCCGAACCTCACCACCATGGACCGCAATCTGCAGAGCGGGTCGTCGCGGCAATTGAGCGCGGAGGTCGAGCAGCAGCTCGGCGCCCGCACCACGCTCGGCGTGGGCTACCAGTTCCTGGACGGCCGCGACCTGCTGATGTCGGTGAACCGGAACGTCCCGGCCTGCGTCGCCGCGGGCACGAACAACGGATGCCGCCCGAATGCGACCTACGCCAACAACAGCCAGTACTCGTCCGCCGGCGAGTCCACCCATCACGGGCTGCACGTGTCGCTGTCGCAGCACACGGTGCGCTGGGGGCAGTATCGCGTCTCGTACACGCTGTCGAAGGCGATGAACAACCTCGGCGAATTCTTCTTCAGCTCTCCGATCGATCCCACGGACCTGTCGAAGGACTGGGGGCGATCCGACAACGACCAGCGGCACCGGCTCGCCGTGAACGGATCCATCCACACGTCCATGGAACCGGCCGACACCGCCTGGGAACACCTGACGCATGGGTTCCAGATTGGCGGCATGCTGCAGGCGTATTCGGCGCCGCCCTTCAACATCAGCTCGGGGGTGACGACCATCCAGGGGACCGCCGGCCGGCCCCTGGTCGACGGCGCTTTCATCGCGCGCAACGCCGGTGAGGGCACGGCGTTCTTCACCGTGAGCGCGCGCATCAGCCGTTCGTTCCGGCTGACCCAGCGCCTGCAGCTCGAGGTGCTCGTTGAGGGCTTCAACCTGACCGACCGCGCGAACGTCGTCACACGGAACACCAACTTCGGCGCTGGCGCCTATCCGGCGAGTCCGTCGGCGACCTTCGGTCAGATCACGGCCGTGGGCGAACCGCGATCGATGCAGCTCGGCGCCCGCGTGCGCTTTTGA
- a CDS encoding sialidase family protein: protein MMPRLKIPFLIAAIALLPLTPSAQGGDVVLAIEGRTNQTPWVASEGSFIAVAWGARTPGGATDVYVAVSRDAGVTFAKPVAVAGTAGEARLGGEMPPRVALARQPRGADPLIVVLWTARADGRTSIRSARSTDGGRTFTPSTTLSSPSAAGDRGWPALTVDAAGTPHAIWLDHRGLAEAAGAGEHSGHGQSASTPVQRDGVATAQKSALYYAQAGGPGERELTKGVCYCCKTALAAGTGGSLFAAWRHVYAGNIRDIAFMQSRDGGKTFSAAARISEDGWQLDGCPDDGPAMAVDRNNVVHIVWPTVIGGDNPEGALFYASTKDGRRFTPRRRIPTLGGPSRRIHRSRSTARARSTSPGMKSATAFAAPRSDR, encoded by the coding sequence ATGATGCCACGCTTGAAGATTCCGTTCCTGATCGCCGCGATCGCCCTGCTGCCGCTGACGCCGTCGGCCCAGGGTGGTGATGTCGTGCTGGCGATTGAGGGGCGCACCAACCAGACGCCGTGGGTGGCGAGCGAGGGGTCATTCATCGCCGTCGCGTGGGGCGCCCGCACGCCAGGCGGCGCCACCGATGTCTACGTCGCGGTCAGCCGGGATGCCGGCGTGACGTTCGCCAAGCCGGTCGCCGTCGCGGGAACGGCCGGCGAGGCTCGCCTCGGCGGCGAGATGCCGCCGCGCGTCGCCCTCGCCCGCCAGCCTCGCGGCGCCGATCCACTCATCGTCGTGTTGTGGACCGCACGCGCGGACGGACGCACCTCCATTCGCTCCGCGCGATCCACTGACGGCGGGCGCACCTTCACGCCGTCCACGACGCTGTCGTCGCCATCGGCCGCCGGCGACCGCGGCTGGCCCGCGCTCACCGTGGACGCCGCCGGCACACCGCACGCCATCTGGCTCGATCATCGGGGACTCGCTGAGGCGGCCGGGGCCGGCGAGCATTCCGGCCATGGCCAGTCCGCCTCCACGCCGGTTCAGCGCGACGGGGTCGCGACCGCCCAGAAGTCGGCACTGTATTACGCGCAGGCGGGAGGCCCGGGCGAGCGCGAATTGACCAAGGGTGTGTGTTACTGCTGCAAGACGGCGCTGGCCGCCGGCACCGGCGGCTCGCTGTTTGCGGCGTGGCGCCACGTCTACGCCGGCAACATCCGCGACATCGCCTTCATGCAATCGCGCGACGGCGGCAAGACCTTCAGTGCCGCCGCGCGCATCAGCGAAGACGGCTGGCAGCTGGATGGCTGCCCGGACGATGGGCCGGCGATGGCGGTGGACCGGAACAACGTCGTCCACATCGTGTGGCCGACCGTGATCGGCGGCGACAATCCCGAGGGCGCGTTGTTCTATGCCTCCACCAAGGACGGGCGCCGGTTCACGCCGCGGCGACGGATTCCGACGCTGGGGGGGCCAAGCCGTCGCATCCACAGATCGCGATCGACGGCACGGGCCAGATCTACGTCGCCTGGGATGAAGTCAGCAACGGCATTCGCGGCGCCGCGATCCGATCGATGA